One segment of Polaribacter huanghezhanensis DNA contains the following:
- a CDS encoding proline dehydrogenase family protein gives MKIFENTEVAFSLKSDSQLERAYFLFKMIQNQPMVRIGTAVTNFALKAHLPVEGLIRSTVFDHFCGGVTEEDCMPNIDNMFTKKVSSVLDYSVEGKESEEEFDKTLHKILRILDFCEEKESIPFAVFKPTGFGRFALYQKITEGAELTVDEKSEWLRVVERYHAVCKVAVEKDVPLLIDAEESWMQGAADHLIEELMEVYNTKKAIVFSTLQMYRHDRLAYLKELHQKAHQKGFYIGMKIVRGAYMEKERERAEEKGYESPICADKLATDENYNAAIVYMMEHPKMALFAGTHNEESSFLVMDLIKKHNIQLNDKRVWFGQLYGMSDHISFNLADEGYNVAKYVPFGPVRDVMPYLIRRAEENTSVAGQTSRELNLIKTEKKRRKL, from the coding sequence ATGAAAATTTTTGAAAATACGGAAGTAGCATTTTCTTTAAAATCTGACTCTCAATTAGAACGTGCTTATTTTTTATTTAAAATGATACAGAATCAACCAATGGTTCGTATTGGAACTGCGGTTACAAACTTTGCATTAAAAGCACATTTACCTGTAGAAGGTTTAATTCGCTCTACTGTTTTCGATCACTTTTGTGGCGGCGTAACAGAAGAAGATTGCATGCCAAACATAGATAATATGTTTACAAAAAAAGTGAGTTCTGTTTTAGATTATTCTGTTGAAGGCAAAGAAAGTGAAGAAGAGTTTGATAAAACCTTGCATAAAATACTTCGTATTCTTGATTTTTGTGAAGAAAAAGAATCGATTCCGTTTGCTGTTTTTAAACCAACCGGATTTGGACGTTTTGCGTTGTATCAAAAAATTACAGAAGGAGCGGAGTTAACTGTTGATGAAAAATCGGAATGGTTGCGTGTTGTAGAACGTTATCACGCAGTTTGTAAAGTTGCGGTAGAAAAGGATGTTCCGTTGTTAATAGATGCAGAAGAAAGCTGGATGCAAGGTGCAGCAGATCATTTAATTGAAGAATTGATGGAAGTTTACAACACAAAAAAAGCCATTGTTTTTAGTACTTTACAAATGTACCGCCACGATAGATTAGCATATTTAAAAGAATTGCATCAAAAAGCGCATCAAAAAGGATTTTATATCGGAATGAAAATTGTTCGTGGTGCATATATGGAAAAAGAAAGAGAAAGAGCAGAAGAAAAAGGATATGAGTCTCCAATTTGTGCTGATAAATTAGCAACTGACGAGAATTACAATGCAGCCATTGTGTACATGATGGAACACCCGAAAATGGCATTGTTTGCAGGAACACACAACGAAGAAAGTTCTTTTTTAGTGATGGATTTAATTAAAAAACACAACATCCAATTAAATGACAAACGTGTTTGGTTTGGACAGTTATATGGAATGAGCGATCACATCAGTTTTAATTTAGCAGACGAAGGATATAATGTTGCAAAATATGTTCCTTTTGGTCCCGTTAGAGATGTGATGCCATATTTAATTAGAAGAGCAGAAGAAAACACTTCTGTAGCCGGACAAACAAGTAGAGAATTGAACTTAATAAAAACAGAAAAAAAACGTCGTAAACTATAG
- a CDS encoding LETM1 domain-containing protein, which translates to MSTTLQEIKASIYKNKKRLANEIRESKELLSLLTKSTHKKLTSEEKKKVKEQLLDICKSIPALAVFMLPGGALLLPLLIKLIPDILPSSFREDDSIDIDLK; encoded by the coding sequence GTGAGTACTACCCTTCAAGAAATAAAAGCAAGTATTTACAAGAATAAGAAACGACTTGCAAATGAAATCAGAGAAAGCAAAGAGTTGCTATCATTGTTAACAAAATCTACGCATAAAAAACTTACCTCAGAAGAAAAAAAGAAAGTAAAAGAGCAGTTGTTAGATATTTGTAAAAGCATCCCAGCTTTGGCTGTTTTTATGCTTCCTGGCGGAGCCTTATTATTGCCCCTTTTAATAAAATTGATTCCAGATATTTTACCAAGTTCATTTAGAGAAGATGATTCTATAGATATTGATTTAAAATAA
- the typA gene encoding translational GTPase TypA: MQSIRNIAIIAHVDHGKTTLVDKIIDQAKILDDRKERTDLLLDNNDLERERGITILSKNVSVNYKGVKINVIDTPGHADFGGEVERVLKMADGVLLLVDAFEGPMPQTRFVLGKALELGLTPIVVVNKVDKENCTPDLVHEKVFDLMFALEATEEQLDFVTIYGSAKNGWMSTDWQDPKDNILDLLDAVLESIPETKYNPGTPQMQITSLDFSSFTGRIAIGRIFRGDLEAGKDYMLCKADGSTKKVRIKELHVFEGMGKIQVDKVPCGDICAITGIEGFEIGDTIADLENPEALPRTEIDQPTMSMLFTINNSPFFGKEGKYVTSRHIRDRLFKELEKNLALKVETTDSEDKFNVYGRGVLHLSVLIETMRREGYELQVGRPQVIIKMIDGKKHEPMETLSIDVPEESASKAVNLVSLRKGDLMIMEPKGDLQHLEFTIPSRGLIGLRNRILTATAGTAIINHRFSEYGPYKGDFTEDIKGAIVSSAAGKATAYALNRLQDRGRFFIDINQEIYIGQVIGENSKSEDMAVNLIKGKQLTNMRKSGTDEAMKIAPKVDFSLEENMEYIKEDEYLEVTPLSLRMRKIVFKA, translated from the coding sequence ATGCAATCAATTAGAAATATCGCTATTATAGCCCACGTCGATCACGGAAAAACAACCTTGGTTGATAAAATTATAGACCAAGCTAAAATCTTAGACGATCGTAAAGAACGTACAGATTTGTTATTAGATAATAATGACTTAGAGCGTGAAAGAGGAATTACCATTCTTTCTAAAAACGTATCTGTTAATTATAAAGGTGTAAAAATCAATGTAATTGATACTCCTGGTCACGCCGATTTTGGTGGAGAAGTAGAACGTGTATTAAAAATGGCTGATGGTGTGTTATTATTGGTTGATGCTTTTGAAGGACCAATGCCACAAACACGTTTTGTATTAGGAAAAGCACTAGAATTAGGATTGACTCCAATTGTAGTTGTAAATAAGGTAGACAAAGAAAACTGTACTCCAGATTTAGTGCACGAGAAAGTGTTCGATTTAATGTTTGCATTAGAAGCAACTGAAGAGCAATTAGATTTTGTAACTATTTATGGTTCAGCTAAAAATGGTTGGATGAGTACAGATTGGCAAGATCCTAAAGATAATATCTTAGATTTATTAGATGCTGTATTAGAGTCTATTCCAGAAACAAAATACAATCCAGGAACACCACAAATGCAAATTACTTCTTTAGACTTTTCTTCATTTACAGGAAGAATTGCTATCGGACGTATTTTCCGTGGAGATTTAGAAGCGGGTAAAGATTACATGTTATGTAAAGCTGACGGTTCAACTAAAAAAGTAAGAATTAAAGAATTGCACGTATTCGAAGGAATGGGTAAAATTCAAGTAGATAAAGTGCCTTGTGGAGATATTTGTGCTATTACAGGTATTGAAGGATTCGAAATTGGTGATACGATTGCTGATTTAGAAAACCCAGAAGCGTTGCCAAGAACAGAAATTGATCAACCTACCATGAGTATGTTGTTTACGATTAACAATTCTCCTTTCTTTGGTAAAGAAGGAAAATATGTTACTTCTCGTCACATTCGTGACAGACTGTTTAAAGAATTAGAGAAAAACTTAGCATTAAAAGTTGAAACAACTGATAGTGAAGATAAATTCAACGTTTATGGACGTGGAGTTTTACACTTATCTGTATTGATTGAAACTATGCGTAGAGAAGGATATGAATTACAAGTGGGAAGACCTCAAGTAATTATTAAAATGATTGATGGTAAGAAACATGAACCAATGGAAACATTGTCTATAGATGTACCAGAAGAGTCTGCTTCTAAAGCGGTAAACTTAGTTTCTTTACGTAAAGGTGACTTAATGATTATGGAGCCTAAAGGAGATTTACAACATTTAGAATTTACAATTCCTTCAAGAGGATTGATTGGATTGCGTAATAGAATTTTAACTGCAACAGCAGGTACAGCAATTATCAACCATAGATTTAGTGAATACGGACCTTATAAAGGTGATTTTACCGAAGATATTAAAGGAGCAATTGTTTCTTCTGCAGCTGGTAAAGCAACTGCATACGCGTTAAACCGTTTACAAGATAGAGGACGTTTCTTTATTGATATCAATCAAGAGATTTATATTGGTCAGGTAATTGGAGAAAATTCGAAGTCAGAAGATATGGCTGTAAACTTGATTAAAGGAAAGCAATTGACAAACATGCGTAAATCTGGTACAGATGAAGCGATGAAAATTGCACCGAAAGTTGATTTCTCTTTGGAAGAAAATATGGAATACATCAAAGAAGATGAGTACTTAGAGGTAACTCCTTTAAGTTTACGTATGCGTAAAATTGTATTTAAAGCATAA
- a CDS encoding alanine racemase, which translates to MAELLIHTKKIQGNIKYLSAYFKAHHITWSLITKVFSGDKEFLKHVLTDEIIQKIDSIGDSRLTSLKNLKEVNPKMQTIYIKPPAKIYADDIIKYATISLNSSFTTIMALNEAAKKANTIHQIIIMVELGELREGVKRAELMSFYEKVFQLSHIEVVGVGSNLGCMYGVEPTYDKLLQLSLYKEMISAKFNRELKYVSGGTSITLPLVESKTIPKDINHFRVGEAVFFGTSPLNNKQFKELSTETFEFNANIIELEEKNIVPEGVISDGSIGHSADFNAKGTSETSIKAILDFGIIDVDKEDINPIDESLKFVGITSDMLVVDIGNNKTKDGKKKYSIGDKIPFKPNYMAVARLLNSKFIDKKFD; encoded by the coding sequence ATGGCTGAGCTATTAATTCACACAAAAAAAATCCAAGGAAACATCAAGTATTTAAGTGCTTATTTTAAAGCGCATCATATTACTTGGAGTTTAATTACAAAGGTTTTTTCAGGAGATAAAGAGTTTTTGAAACATGTTCTTACTGATGAAATTATTCAGAAAATAGATTCCATTGGAGATTCTAGATTGACAAGCTTAAAAAATTTAAAAGAAGTAAATCCAAAAATGCAAACCATATACATCAAGCCTCCAGCTAAAATATATGCAGATGATATTATAAAATATGCTACGATTTCTCTAAACAGTTCTTTTACAACTATTATGGCTTTAAATGAAGCTGCTAAAAAAGCCAATACCATTCATCAAATAATTATTATGGTAGAACTTGGAGAGCTGAGAGAAGGTGTAAAAAGAGCTGAATTAATGAGTTTTTATGAAAAAGTGTTTCAGCTTTCTCATATTGAAGTTGTTGGCGTTGGATCTAATTTAGGGTGTATGTATGGTGTTGAACCCACGTATGATAAATTGTTACAACTATCACTTTATAAAGAGATGATTTCTGCAAAATTCAATAGAGAATTGAAATATGTTTCTGGCGGAACTTCAATTACATTGCCTTTAGTTGAGAGTAAAACAATTCCGAAAGACATCAATCACTTTCGAGTTGGAGAAGCTGTTTTTTTTGGAACGAGTCCGTTAAATAACAAGCAATTTAAAGAGCTTTCTACAGAAACTTTTGAATTTAATGCAAATATAATTGAGTTGGAAGAAAAAAACATCGTTCCAGAAGGAGTTATAAGCGATGGAAGTATTGGCCACTCTGCCGATTTTAATGCAAAAGGTACTAGCGAAACTTCTATCAAAGCAATTCTTGATTTTGGTATTATAGATGTTGATAAAGAAGATATCAATCCTATTGATGAAAGCTTAAAGTTTGTTGGAATCACTTCAGATATGCTGGTTGTTGATATCGGGAATAACAAAACAAAAGACGGAAAAAAGAAATATAGTATTGGAGATAAAATTCCGTTTAAACCCAATTATATGGCAGTAGCAAGATTGTTAAACTCAAAATTTATTGACAAAAAATTTGACTAA
- a CDS encoding GNAT family N-acetyltransferase: MIETKVFDVVHKPTEPEKAEIVNFLFEHLQEYGDSKKDIQKAIDYSINEFISFGGFTMLILEDDQIAGVTVINETGMGGYIPENILVYIATHKEYREKGLGKMLMLNAIDHAKGDIALHVEANNPAIKLYEKLGFTNPYLKMRLKK; this comes from the coding sequence ATGATTGAAACAAAAGTTTTTGATGTAGTACACAAACCAACAGAACCAGAAAAAGCAGAAATAGTAAATTTTCTCTTTGAACATCTCCAAGAATATGGAGATTCGAAAAAAGATATTCAAAAAGCAATCGACTATTCTATCAATGAGTTTATTTCGTTTGGCGGATTTACCATGTTAATTTTAGAGGATGATCAAATTGCTGGAGTTACAGTAATTAACGAAACCGGAATGGGTGGTTATATTCCAGAAAATATACTTGTTTATATTGCTACACATAAAGAGTATCGAGAAAAAGGACTCGGAAAAATGTTAATGCTAAATGCTATTGATCACGCAAAAGGAGATATCGCATTACACGTAGAAGCAAATAATCCTGCTATAAAATTGTATGAAAAACTTGGATTTACAAACCCGTATTTAAAAATGAGATTAAAGAAATAA
- the hisG gene encoding ATP phosphoribosyltransferase, translating to MSKLRIAIQKSGRLNEDSLQILKDCGISIDNGKDQLKAISSNFPLEVFYLRNGDIPQYLRDGVVDIAIIGENVLIEKGEDINIAEKLGFSKCKVSLAIPKGEIYNGIEYFNNKKIATSYPNTVKKFLLDKGVDTQLHIINGSVEIAPNIGLADGICDIVSSGSTLFKNNLKEVEVLLKSEAVLAVSPLISEENQQVLNKLQFRIKAVLKGRNSKYVLLNAPNEKLSEIIAVLPGMKSPTVLPLATKGWSSVHSVIDKNQFWEIIDVLKEKGAEGILVCPIEKMVL from the coding sequence ATGAGTAAACTAAGAATAGCCATTCAAAAATCAGGAAGATTAAACGAAGATTCCTTACAGATTTTAAAAGATTGCGGTATTTCCATCGACAACGGAAAAGATCAGTTAAAAGCAATTTCAAGTAATTTTCCCTTAGAAGTTTTTTACTTGAGAAACGGAGATATTCCACAATACCTAAGAGACGGCGTTGTAGACATTGCCATTATCGGAGAAAATGTGCTGATAGAAAAAGGTGAAGATATTAACATCGCAGAAAAATTAGGGTTTTCTAAATGCAAAGTTTCTTTAGCAATTCCTAAAGGTGAAATCTATAACGGAATCGAGTATTTCAACAACAAAAAAATTGCCACATCTTATCCGAATACAGTAAAAAAATTCTTGCTTGATAAAGGCGTTGATACACAATTACACATCATTAATGGTTCTGTAGAAATTGCTCCGAATATTGGATTGGCAGACGGAATTTGTGACATCGTATCAAGCGGAAGCACCCTTTTTAAAAATAATTTAAAGGAAGTAGAGGTGTTGTTAAAGTCGGAAGCAGTATTGGCAGTTTCTCCTTTAATCTCTGAAGAAAATCAACAAGTACTAAACAAATTACAGTTTCGGATTAAGGCTGTTTTAAAAGGACGAAATTCAAAATATGTCCTGTTAAACGCTCCCAACGAAAAACTGTCAGAAATCATTGCGGTTTTACCTGGAATGAAAAGTCCGACTGTTTTACCGTTGGCAACAAAAGGTTGGAGCTCTGTGCACTCTGTGATTGATAAAAATCAGTTTTGGGAAATTATTGATGTGTTGAAAGAAAAAGGAGCAGAGGGAATTTTAGTGTGTCCAATTGAAAAGATGGTACTTTAA
- the hisD gene encoding histidinol dehydrogenase — protein MKVIQNPQPKDWNTILERPTKTVDAIERTVNQIFDAVKRNGDNAVATYTKQFDNVSLESIFVSDKEIEKGISLVSDELKNAIEVAKNNIEKFHRAQKTEKVVVETTTGVQCWQEKKPITKVGLYIPGGTAPLFSTVLMLAIPAQIAGCKEIVLCSPPDKNGKINPAILYAATLCGVTRIFKVGGIQAIAAMTFGTESVPKVSKIFGPGNQFVTVAKQIATKYGVAIDMPAGPSELLVVADVSANASFVASDLLSQAEHGTDSQVVLVSDSIALIESVENEIQKQLLALPRKEIAAKALENSKMILMEDENAALNLINAYAPEHLIIATRNDNYFVDNIENAGSVFIGNYTPESAGDYASGTNHTLPTNGFSKAYSGVNLDSFLKSITYQKISKEGLQNIGKSIEIMAAAEGLQAHKNAVSIRLKNIK, from the coding sequence ATGAAAGTAATCCAAAACCCGCAACCAAAAGATTGGAATACAATCTTAGAAAGACCTACAAAAACGGTAGACGCTATTGAGAGAACAGTCAATCAGATTTTTGATGCTGTAAAAAGAAATGGAGATAATGCTGTTGCAACCTATACCAAACAATTTGATAACGTCAGTTTAGAAAGCATATTTGTTTCTGATAAAGAAATAGAAAAAGGTATTTCGTTGGTTTCAGATGAATTGAAAAATGCTATTGAAGTTGCTAAAAACAATATTGAAAAATTTCACAGAGCGCAAAAAACGGAGAAAGTAGTGGTAGAAACTACTACCGGAGTTCAATGTTGGCAAGAAAAAAAGCCGATTACAAAAGTTGGTTTGTACATTCCTGGCGGAACAGCGCCTTTATTTTCTACCGTTTTAATGTTGGCAATTCCTGCTCAAATTGCAGGGTGTAAAGAAATTGTATTGTGTTCTCCTCCCGATAAAAACGGAAAAATAAATCCCGCTATTTTATATGCAGCAACTCTTTGTGGAGTAACAAGAATTTTTAAAGTGGGCGGAATTCAAGCCATTGCTGCCATGACATTTGGAACAGAAAGTGTTCCGAAAGTTTCTAAAATATTTGGACCAGGAAATCAGTTTGTAACGGTTGCAAAACAAATTGCCACCAAATATGGTGTTGCCATTGATATGCCAGCGGGACCAAGTGAATTGTTAGTGGTTGCTGATGTTTCTGCAAATGCTTCTTTTGTTGCTTCAGATTTATTGAGTCAAGCAGAACACGGAACCGACAGTCAAGTTGTATTGGTTTCTGATTCCATTGCATTGATTGAATCCGTTGAGAATGAAATCCAAAAACAACTCTTAGCCTTGCCTAGAAAAGAAATTGCAGCAAAAGCATTAGAAAATTCGAAAATGATTTTAATGGAAGATGAAAACGCAGCGTTAAATCTTATCAATGCATATGCTCCGGAACATTTAATTATTGCCACTAGAAACGATAATTATTTTGTAGATAATATTGAGAATGCTGGCTCTGTTTTTATTGGGAATTACACACCAGAAAGTGCGGGAGATTATGCTTCTGGAACCAATCATACCTTACCAACAAACGGATTTTCAAAAGCGTATTCTGGAGTTAATTTAGACAGCTTTTTAAAAAGCATTACCTATCAAAAAATATCAAAAGAAGGATTGCAAAACATTGGGAAATCGATTGAAATTATGGCAGCAGCAGAAGGGTTGCAAGCGCATAAAAATGCGGTTTCGATTCGGTTAAAAAATATAAAATAA
- the hisC gene encoding histidinol-phosphate transaminase yields MKTNFNINNLIRENIKSLKPYSSARDEYTNAPSKEMTFLDANENPFANGVNRYPDPQQNSVKELLSKIKKIDTKNILLGNGSDEVLDLLFRAFCEPNRDNIITLPPTYGMYAVLANINAVENIKVVLTEDFQPKVEQILSKVDENTKLLFLCSPNNPTGNSFSVAAIEELLLKFNGLVVIDEAYIDFSEQASWLNKLEEFPNLVITQTLSKAYGMAGIRLGVCYASKEIISVLNSIKPPYNVNELSQQKAINRLLDFDAVQNEIIQIKNERVQLEKELKSIDFIEKVHQSDSNFLLIKVDDATKRYHQILSNGIVIRNRTKEPLCENCLRITVGTASENKELITIFKQL; encoded by the coding sequence ATGAAAACAAATTTCAACATCAACAACCTCATTAGAGAAAATATTAAATCTCTAAAGCCCTATTCATCCGCAAGAGATGAATATACAAATGCACCTTCTAAAGAAATGACTTTCTTAGATGCCAATGAAAATCCGTTTGCAAATGGTGTAAATCGCTATCCAGATCCACAACAAAATTCGGTAAAAGAATTGTTGTCAAAAATTAAAAAAATTGATACTAAAAACATCCTTTTAGGAAATGGAAGTGACGAAGTGTTGGATTTGCTTTTTAGAGCTTTTTGTGAACCGAATAGAGACAACATTATTACGTTACCACCAACATACGGAATGTATGCTGTGTTGGCAAACATCAATGCAGTTGAAAACATAAAAGTTGTTTTAACTGAAGATTTTCAACCAAAAGTTGAGCAAATTTTAAGTAAAGTTGATGAAAATACGAAACTCTTGTTTTTGTGCTCACCAAATAATCCAACCGGAAATAGTTTTTCTGTTGCTGCAATTGAAGAATTGTTATTAAAGTTCAACGGTTTGGTAGTGATTGACGAAGCCTATATCGATTTTTCTGAACAAGCAAGTTGGTTAAATAAATTAGAGGAATTCCCGAATTTAGTCATCACACAAACCTTGTCGAAAGCGTATGGAATGGCAGGAATTCGGTTAGGAGTTTGTTATGCATCCAAAGAAATTATTAGCGTATTGAACTCCATAAAACCGCCTTATAACGTAAACGAATTATCACAACAAAAAGCAATCAATAGATTGTTAGATTTTGATGCCGTTCAAAATGAAATTATACAAATTAAAAACGAAAGAGTTCAACTTGAAAAAGAATTGAAATCCATTGATTTTATTGAAAAAGTGCATCAATCAGACTCAAATTTTCTATTGATAAAAGTAGATGATGCTACCAAAAGATACCATCAAATACTTTCAAACGGAATTGTAATTCGAAATAGGACAAAGGAACCTTTGTGTGAAAATTGTTTGCGAATTACTGTTGGGACTGCATCAGAAAATAAAGAATTGATAACCATATTTAAACAGTTATAA
- the hisB gene encoding bifunctional histidinol-phosphatase/imidazoleglycerol-phosphate dehydratase HisB: MKKALFIDRDGTLVIEPPIDYQLDSLEKLEFYPGVFRWLSRIAEELDFELVMVTNQDGLGTTSFPSATFWPAQNKVIQAFKNEGIVFNDILIDNSFPEENSQNRKPRTGLLTKYLKGNYDLENSFVIGDRLTDIELAENLNAKGILITADETLNYKNETQALKTSNWKTIYEFLKVSQRTASIERNTNETKIKIDINLDGTGKSTIATGIAFFDHMLDQIARHGQMDLNIQVQGDLEVDEHHTIEDTAIALGEVFNKALANKLGIERYGFCLPMDDCLAQVAIDFGGRNWLVWDADFKREMIGKMPTEMFYHFFKSFTDGAKCNLNIKAEGRNEHHKIEAIFKAFAKAIKVAVKRDVDKMLLPSTKGML, translated from the coding sequence ATGAAAAAAGCACTATTTATAGACAGAGACGGAACCTTAGTTATTGAGCCGCCCATCGATTATCAATTAGACAGTTTAGAAAAATTAGAATTCTATCCAGGTGTTTTTAGATGGCTGAGTCGCATTGCAGAAGAATTGGATTTTGAATTGGTGATGGTCACCAACCAAGATGGTTTGGGAACAACTTCTTTTCCTTCAGCTACTTTTTGGCCTGCACAAAATAAAGTGATTCAGGCGTTTAAAAATGAAGGAATTGTTTTTAATGACATTCTAATCGACAACAGTTTTCCTGAAGAAAATTCGCAAAACAGAAAACCAAGAACAGGTTTGTTAACGAAGTATTTGAAAGGAAATTACGATTTAGAAAACTCATTTGTTATCGGAGATCGTTTAACGGATATTGAATTGGCAGAGAATTTAAACGCAAAAGGAATTCTAATCACTGCTGATGAAACATTGAATTACAAAAACGAAACTCAAGCTTTAAAAACATCGAATTGGAAAACGATTTACGAGTTTTTAAAAGTATCCCAAAGAACAGCTTCTATAGAAAGAAACACCAACGAAACGAAGATTAAAATCGACATCAATTTAGACGGAACTGGAAAAAGTACTATTGCTACCGGAATTGCTTTTTTTGATCATATGTTAGACCAAATTGCACGACACGGACAAATGGATTTAAACATTCAAGTACAAGGTGATTTAGAAGTTGACGAGCATCACACCATTGAAGACACCGCAATTGCTTTAGGAGAAGTATTCAACAAAGCGTTGGCTAACAAATTAGGAATTGAGCGTTACGGATTTTGTTTGCCTATGGACGATTGTTTGGCACAAGTTGCTATCGATTTTGGTGGAAGAAATTGGTTGGTTTGGGATGCGGATTTTAAAAGAGAAATGATTGGTAAAATGCCTACAGAAATGTTTTATCACTTTTTTAAATCGTTTACAGATGGCGCAAAATGCAATTTAAATATCAAAGCAGAAGGAAGGAACGAACACCATAAAATTGAAGCCATTTTTAAAGCTTTTGCAAAAGCAATCAAAGTAGCGGTAAAAAGAGATGTAGATAAAATGTTACTGCCATCTACAAAAGGAATGCTTTAA
- the hisH gene encoding imidazole glycerol phosphate synthase subunit HisH, which yields MKIIIIDYGAGNIKSIQFAFKRLGVDAVLSNNIDEIRTADKVIFPGVGEASSAMRMLKESGLDAIIPTLKQPVLGICLGMQLMCIATEEGNTKGLGIFNTTVKRFSSKVKVPQMGWNTISDLKSDLFTGIKENEFMYLVHSFYAENCDETIATTNYDIAYAAALQKDNFYGVQFHPEKSGVIGEQILKNFIEL from the coding sequence ATGAAAATCATAATTATTGATTACGGAGCAGGAAATATTAAAAGCATTCAGTTTGCCTTTAAACGGTTAGGTGTTGATGCTGTTTTATCAAATAATATCGATGAAATAAGAACTGCTGATAAAGTGATATTTCCTGGAGTTGGAGAAGCAAGTTCAGCCATGAGAATGTTAAAAGAAAGCGGATTAGACGCAATAATTCCGACCTTGAAACAACCTGTTTTAGGAATCTGTTTAGGAATGCAATTGATGTGTATTGCAACAGAAGAAGGAAACACCAAAGGATTGGGAATTTTTAATACGACAGTAAAACGTTTTTCATCAAAAGTAAAAGTTCCGCAAATGGGTTGGAATACCATTTCTGATTTGAAATCGGATCTATTTACAGGAATAAAAGAAAACGAATTTATGTATTTGGTACATAGTTTTTATGCAGAAAATTGCGATGAAACCATTGCAACTACCAATTACGACATCGCATATGCTGCTGCTTTGCAAAAAGATAATTTTTACGGAGTGCAATTTCATCCAGAGAAAAGTGGTGTAATAGGAGAACAAATTTTAAAAAATTTTATAGAATTATAA
- the hisA gene encoding 1-(5-phosphoribosyl)-5-[(5-phosphoribosylamino)methylideneamino]imidazole-4-carboxamide isomerase has product MRIIPAIDIIDGKCVRLSKGDYKTKKIYNENPLEVAKEFEQAGIEYLHLVDLDGAKASKIINYKVLELIASETNLNIDFGGGLKSDKDVEIAFNSGANQITGGSIAVKNPELFEKWIVQYGSNTIILGADANNGKIATNGWLEKSEQEIIPFIQNYQKKGIEYVISTDIAKDGMLSGPSFELYSEILKECRMSVRAQSRTNDLSTALEETNNSLKLIASGGISTFDELPKLAAMGCEGVIIGKAIYENRISLKQLEQFIINN; this is encoded by the coding sequence ATGAGAATCATACCAGCAATAGACATCATCGACGGAAAATGCGTTCGATTGTCAAAAGGAGATTATAAGACCAAAAAAATATACAATGAAAATCCGTTAGAAGTTGCCAAAGAATTTGAGCAAGCAGGCATTGAGTATTTACATTTAGTGGATTTAGACGGCGCAAAAGCAAGCAAAATTATCAATTATAAAGTCTTAGAACTAATTGCATCAGAAACCAATTTAAATATCGATTTTGGTGGCGGTTTAAAATCTGATAAAGATGTAGAAATTGCGTTTAATTCGGGAGCAAACCAAATTACTGGCGGAAGTATTGCTGTAAAAAATCCTGAGTTATTTGAAAAATGGATTGTTCAATACGGAAGCAATACAATTATTTTAGGAGCCGATGCAAATAACGGAAAAATAGCGACTAATGGTTGGTTGGAAAAAAGTGAACAAGAGATCATTCCTTTTATTCAAAACTATCAAAAAAAGGGAATTGAATATGTAATTTCTACTGATATTGCAAAAGACGGAATGCTTTCTGGACCCTCGTTTGAATTGTACTCAGAGATTTTAAAAGAATGCAGAATGTCAGTTCGAGCGCAGTCGAGAACGAATGACCTCTCGACTGCGCTCGAGGAGACAAATAATTCATTAAAATTAATCGCCTCAGGAGGAATCTCAACCTTTGATGAATTGCCGAAGTTAGCAGCAATGGGCTGCGAAGGCGTTATTATTGGAAAAGCGATTTATGAAAATAGAATTTCTTTAAAACAATTGGAACAATTTATAATTAACAACTAA